The following proteins are co-located in the Massilia litorea genome:
- a CDS encoding S41 family peptidase has product MGSTLKNAGLLAVGLAAGAAVTMQFSALAYKPVEPSMPLDQLQQLAKAVELIRADYVEPVEGGKLLTSAISGMVDSLDPHSAYLDPAAFRELREGTEGKFVGLGIEIGESDDGYVEIVSPMEDSPAERAGIQAGDRITRIDGLDVRGLGLEEAVKRMRGAPGSRVTLTIARASAPQPLVLTVERQEIVQKSVKAKIVEPGYGWLRIAQFQEPTVDDMAEKLTELARREPHLKGLVLDLRNDPGGLLQGAIGVAAAFLPEGAEIVSTNGQLPESRQRFYGQPEHYMLRSGRDPLASIPKMYKTLPLVVLVNTGSASASEIVAGALQDHKRAAIVGTQTFGKGSVQTIRPIGRDAAVKLTTARYFTPHGRSIQARGIVPDFAVDENAENDGLNALRLREADLDHHLSGDGSGETKTRPDDIEEQMALLDAARDRQPLAYGSAGDFQLLQAVQHLKGLPVQLSKRPSGTTLARHH; this is encoded by the coding sequence ATGGGCTCCACTCTCAAGAACGCCGGCCTGCTTGCCGTCGGCCTCGCCGCCGGCGCCGCCGTCACGATGCAGTTTTCCGCGCTCGCCTATAAACCGGTCGAGCCGAGCATGCCGCTCGACCAGCTGCAGCAGCTGGCCAAGGCGGTAGAGCTGATCCGCGCCGATTACGTCGAACCGGTCGAGGGGGGCAAGCTGCTCACCAGCGCCATCTCGGGCATGGTCGATTCGCTCGACCCGCACTCGGCCTACCTCGACCCGGCCGCCTTTCGCGAGCTGCGCGAAGGAACCGAAGGCAAGTTCGTGGGCCTCGGCATCGAGATCGGGGAAAGCGACGACGGCTATGTGGAAATCGTCTCGCCGATGGAAGACTCGCCGGCCGAACGCGCCGGCATCCAGGCCGGCGACCGCATTACCCGAATCGACGGCCTCGATGTGCGCGGCCTCGGCCTGGAAGAAGCGGTCAAGCGCATGCGCGGCGCGCCCGGCAGCCGCGTTACGCTGACGATTGCCCGCGCCAGCGCGCCGCAGCCGCTGGTGCTCACCGTCGAACGCCAGGAGATCGTCCAGAAAAGCGTCAAGGCGAAGATCGTGGAACCCGGTTACGGCTGGCTGCGCATCGCCCAGTTCCAGGAACCGACCGTCGACGACATGGCGGAAAAGCTGACCGAACTGGCGCGCCGGGAACCGCATTTGAAAGGGCTGGTGCTCGACCTGCGCAACGATCCGGGCGGGCTGCTGCAGGGCGCGATCGGCGTGGCCGCCGCCTTTTTGCCGGAAGGCGCGGAAATCGTTTCCACCAACGGCCAGTTGCCCGAGTCGCGCCAGCGTTTTTATGGTCAGCCCGAACACTACATGCTGCGCAGCGGACGCGATCCGCTCGCGAGCATCCCGAAAATGTACAAGACGCTGCCGCTGGTGGTGCTGGTCAATACCGGCTCGGCTTCGGCGTCCGAGATCGTCGCCGGCGCCCTGCAGGACCACAAGCGCGCGGCCATCGTCGGCACCCAGACCTTCGGTAAAGGCTCGGTGCAGACGATCCGGCCGATCGGGCGCGACGCTGCCGTAAAACTGACGACGGCGCGCTATTTCACCCCACACGGACGCTCGATCCAGGCGCGCGGCATCGTCCCCGATTTCGCGGTCGACGAAAACGCCGAGAACGACGGCCTGAACGCGCTGCGCCTGCGCGAAGCCGACCTCGACCACCACCTGTCGGGCGACGGCAGCGGGGAGACGAAGACCCGTCCCGACGATATCGAAGAGCAGATGGCCTTATTGGATGCGGCGCGTGACCGCCAGCCGCTGGCTTACGGCAGCGCGGGCGATTTTCAGTTACTGCAGGCCGTTCAACACCTGAAGGGGCTGCCGGTGCAATTGTCGAAGCGCCCATCCGGGACCACGCTGGCGCGGCATCATTAG
- a CDS encoding TonB-dependent receptor plug domain-containing protein — protein sequence MNKLIPTACLALLGAAGSPVLAAGQSVDTAAPAPDAQKTTVKAAPATSGKTDGKTSEAAPVAQVSVTGSRANDTDQRRLSTASKMVFGREELDRNGDSSVGDILKRLPGVTMGGPPGRGGGGAVRMRGLGNGYTQVLINGERAPAGFSIESLPPEQVERIEVMRGPVAEHSTQAIAGTINIVLREGYRQKDIQLRAGDNISAGLHSPNLSLALPGQSGKLSWLTTVNAMTGRSHNDSDSYVREEDLAGKVTREQNIHTGIDSRTRGMFLSPRLSYKFENSDTLTFQPFIGINRNDNGSDTHIDHLGGTRPAEYARLRTASTSDSRFFRAMGNWLHKMDGGAKLDVKLSGGASRNDSESLRHTFDEGGATLRTFNDVDNTRNSNITHSGKYTKPIGKGHLFAMGWDVEGAQLRQVHVAEDDGGALFDDSGANLEASTRRLALFAQDEWDITERWSVYLGLRWEGIRTTSTGSASEVENTSRVWSPVLHTVWRIPGFEKDQVRASLTQSYRAAPLNDMIASPSFATYNARVSPDRSGNPNLKPELAKGIDLAYEHYLGKSGILSASGFIRNVDNLIRRVITERPTNQGLRYLSSPQNIGSARTSGIELEAKFQLAELVPNSPDIDFRSNYSRFWSRVEGIPGPNNRLDGQAEQTANVGLDYRMKGRPLTLGASYNWTPPLLVQTSATEASAAGAKRQVDLYGLWKFSANNQLRLSVNNLLAEDYVTARYYTAPTGYVRTSAHTDPTVGLRLEMKL from the coding sequence ATGAACAAGCTGATTCCCACTGCCTGCCTTGCCCTGCTGGGTGCGGCAGGCTCCCCCGTCCTGGCCGCCGGCCAGAGCGTCGACACTGCCGCCCCTGCGCCCGATGCGCAGAAAACGACCGTCAAGGCGGCGCCCGCCACCAGCGGCAAAACAGACGGAAAAACGAGTGAGGCGGCCCCGGTCGCCCAGGTCAGCGTCACCGGTTCGCGCGCCAACGACACCGATCAACGGCGCCTGTCGACGGCCTCGAAAATGGTCTTCGGACGCGAGGAACTCGACCGCAACGGCGATTCCAGCGTCGGCGACATTTTGAAACGCCTGCCGGGCGTGACGATGGGCGGGCCGCCGGGCCGCGGCGGCGGCGGCGCCGTGCGCATGCGCGGCCTGGGCAACGGCTACACGCAAGTGCTGATCAACGGCGAGCGGGCGCCTGCGGGGTTTTCGATCGAATCGCTGCCGCCGGAGCAGGTCGAGCGCATCGAGGTCATGCGCGGACCGGTGGCCGAGCACAGCACGCAGGCGATCGCCGGCACCATCAACATCGTGCTGCGCGAGGGTTATCGTCAGAAGGACATCCAGTTGCGCGCGGGCGACAACATCAGCGCCGGGCTGCATTCGCCGAACCTGTCGCTGGCGCTGCCTGGCCAGTCCGGCAAGCTCTCCTGGCTGACGACGGTGAACGCGATGACCGGGCGCAGCCACAACGACAGCGACAGCTATGTGCGCGAGGAAGACCTCGCCGGCAAGGTGACGCGCGAGCAGAACATCCATACCGGCATCGATTCGCGCACGCGCGGCATGTTCCTGTCGCCGCGCCTGTCCTATAAATTCGAAAACAGCGATACCCTGACTTTTCAGCCCTTTATCGGCATCAATCGCAACGACAACGGCAGCGACACCCATATTGACCACCTGGGCGGCACCCGCCCGGCGGAATACGCGCGCCTGCGCACCGCTTCGACATCGGACTCCAGGTTCTTCCGCGCCATGGGCAACTGGCTGCACAAGATGGACGGCGGCGCCAAGCTCGACGTCAAACTGAGCGGGGGCGCGAGCCGCAACGACAGCGAGAGCCTGCGCCATACCTTCGATGAGGGAGGGGCGACCCTGCGCACCTTCAACGATGTCGACAACACCCGCAACAGCAACATCACGCACAGCGGCAAGTACACGAAGCCGATCGGTAAAGGCCATTTGTTCGCCATGGGCTGGGATGTCGAAGGCGCGCAATTGCGCCAGGTGCACGTGGCCGAAGACGACGGCGGCGCGCTGTTCGACGATTCCGGCGCCAACCTGGAAGCGAGCACGCGCCGCCTGGCGCTGTTCGCCCAGGACGAGTGGGACATCACCGAACGCTGGTCGGTCTACCTCGGCCTGCGCTGGGAGGGGATCCGCACCACCAGCACCGGCAGCGCGTCGGAAGTCGAGAACACGAGCCGCGTCTGGAGCCCGGTCCTGCATACGGTATGGCGCATTCCCGGTTTCGAAAAGGACCAGGTGCGCGCCAGCCTGACCCAGAGCTATCGGGCGGCGCCGCTGAACGACATGATCGCTTCTCCCTCGTTCGCGACCTATAACGCGCGCGTCAGTCCCGACCGCAGCGGCAACCCGAACCTGAAACCGGAACTGGCCAAGGGCATCGACCTCGCCTACGAACACTACCTCGGCAAAAGCGGCATCCTCAGCGCCAGCGGTTTTATCCGCAACGTCGACAACCTGATCCGGCGCGTGATCACCGAGCGCCCGACGAACCAGGGCCTGCGCTATCTGTCGAGCCCCCAGAACATCGGCAGCGCGCGCACCAGCGGCATCGAACTGGAAGCGAAATTCCAGCTGGCCGAACTGGTGCCGAACAGCCCGGATATCGACTTCCGTTCCAATTACAGCCGCTTCTGGTCGAGGGTCGAGGGTATCCCGGGTCCGAACAACCGGCTCGACGGCCAGGCCGAGCAGACGGCCAATGTCGGCCTCGACTACCGGATGAAGGGGCGGCCCTTGACGCTCGGCGCCAGCTACAACTGGACCCCGCCGCTGCTGGTGCAGACCAGCGCCACCGAGGCCAGCGCCGCAGGCGCCAAGCGCCAGGTCGACCTGTACGGGTTGTGGAAATTCAGCGCGAATAACCAGCTGCGCCTGTCGGTCAACAACCTGCTGGCCGAGGACTACGTGACCGCGCGGTATTACACCGCGCCGACCGGCTACGTGCGCACCAGCGCGCACACCGATCCGACAGTCGGTTTGCGCCTCGAAATGAAGCTGTAA
- a CDS encoding M13 family metallopeptidase: protein MKRTLLSTLTLSVLATFAHAGDTTKSNAAPVAVAAASTASTASTAGAPISGIDTQFIDTSVRPQDDFFTYLNGKWLKSTEIPADKASWGTFMQLRDDSQAHLRGIIEAAQKDPHKKAGTDVQKIGDLYASFMDEAKLETLGVKPLAGELQRIRTLKDKKGLPELVAHLSKIGVATPYGIRVGQDARASTKYATYIGQGGLGMPDRDYYLKLDDKRMADTRAKYEAHVAQILTLAGAKNAAEQAKAIVDFETELAKVQWTKVENRDPVKRYNKMSVAELGALTPGYDWNAALAAAGVGNKLDYVIVAQPSYLTGFNQVLAKTDLATLKSYFEWQLLREYSPYLSKAFVDANFAFYGTTLTGVTENRPRWKIGVSTVEGALGEAVGRQYVGKYFPAERKARMEELVKNVLAAYKDSIDTLDWMTPATKKEAQAKLAKFTPKIGYPNKWRDYSKLSIRSDDLVGNVKRASEFGYNRNIAKLGKPIDREEWGMTPQTVNAYYNSSMNEIVFPASILQPPFFDMRADDAVNYGAIGAVIGHEIGHGFDDKGSQSDGDGNLRDWWSKEDRAAFQARADMLVKQYNGYSPIPGYNVNGELTLGENIGDNSGLAIAYKAYKISLKGQPAPVIDGLTGDQRFFMGFGQVWRSKMREAQQIVQVKTDPHSPGQFRANGTVMNHPAFYEAFGVKEGDKMYLAPKDRVTIW, encoded by the coding sequence TTGAAACGTACCCTTCTGAGCACCCTGACCCTGTCCGTCCTTGCCACTTTCGCCCATGCCGGCGACACGACGAAATCCAATGCCGCACCCGTCGCCGTCGCGGCGGCCAGCACCGCCAGCACCGCCAGTACTGCCGGCGCGCCGATCTCCGGCATCGACACCCAGTTCATCGACACCTCGGTGCGCCCGCAGGACGACTTCTTCACTTACCTGAACGGCAAGTGGCTGAAATCGACCGAGATCCCGGCCGACAAGGCCAGCTGGGGTACCTTCATGCAGCTGCGCGACGACAGCCAGGCGCACCTGCGCGGCATCATCGAGGCGGCCCAGAAGGATCCGCATAAAAAGGCCGGCACCGACGTGCAGAAGATCGGCGACCTGTACGCCAGCTTCATGGACGAAGCGAAGCTCGAAACGCTGGGCGTGAAACCCCTGGCCGGCGAACTGCAGCGCATCCGCACCCTGAAGGACAAGAAGGGTTTGCCGGAGCTGGTGGCCCACCTGTCGAAGATCGGCGTCGCCACGCCTTACGGCATCCGCGTCGGCCAGGATGCGCGCGCCTCGACGAAATACGCGACCTATATCGGCCAGGGCGGCCTCGGCATGCCGGACCGCGACTATTACCTGAAACTCGACGACAAGCGCATGGCCGACACGCGCGCCAAGTACGAAGCGCATGTCGCCCAGATCCTGACCCTGGCCGGCGCAAAGAACGCGGCCGAACAAGCCAAGGCCATCGTCGACTTCGAGACCGAACTGGCCAAGGTGCAATGGACCAAGGTCGAGAACCGCGACCCGGTCAAACGCTACAACAAGATGAGCGTGGCCGAACTCGGCGCGCTGACCCCGGGCTACGACTGGAATGCGGCGCTGGCTGCAGCCGGCGTCGGCAACAAGCTCGACTACGTCATCGTCGCCCAGCCGAGCTATCTCACCGGTTTTAATCAAGTCCTCGCCAAGACGGATCTGGCGACCCTGAAGTCCTACTTCGAATGGCAGCTGCTGCGCGAATACTCGCCTTATCTGTCGAAGGCCTTCGTCGACGCCAACTTCGCCTTCTACGGCACCACGCTGACTGGCGTCACCGAAAACCGTCCACGCTGGAAGATCGGCGTGTCGACCGTCGAAGGCGCACTCGGCGAAGCGGTGGGCCGCCAGTATGTCGGCAAATACTTCCCGGCCGAGCGCAAGGCGCGCATGGAAGAACTCGTGAAAAACGTGCTGGCCGCCTACAAGGACAGCATCGATACCCTCGACTGGATGACCCCGGCGACCAAGAAGGAAGCGCAGGCCAAGCTGGCGAAATTCACCCCGAAGATCGGCTACCCGAACAAGTGGCGCGACTATTCGAAGCTGAGCATCCGCAGCGACGACCTGGTAGGCAACGTCAAGCGCGCGTCGGAGTTCGGCTACAACCGCAACATCGCGAAACTGGGTAAACCGATCGACCGCGAAGAGTGGGGCATGACGCCGCAGACGGTGAACGCCTATTACAACAGCTCGATGAACGAGATCGTGTTCCCGGCCTCGATCCTGCAGCCGCCGTTCTTCGACATGCGCGCCGACGATGCCGTCAACTACGGTGCGATCGGCGCCGTGATCGGCCACGAAATCGGCCACGGTTTCGATGACAAGGGCAGCCAGTCCGACGGCGACGGCAACCTGCGCGACTGGTGGAGCAAGGAAGACCGCGCCGCCTTCCAGGCGCGTGCCGACATGCTGGTCAAACAGTACAACGGCTATAGCCCGATCCCCGGCTACAACGTCAACGGCGAACTGACCCTGGGGGAAAACATCGGCGACAACTCGGGCCTGGCGATCGCCTATAAAGCTTATAAAATCTCGCTCAAGGGCCAGCCGGCCCCGGTGATCGACGGCTTGACCGGCGACCAGCGCTTCTTCATGGGCTTCGGCCAGGTGTGGCGTAGCAAAATGCGCGAAGCGCAGCAGATCGTGCAAGTGAAAACCGACCCGCATTCGCCGGGCCAGTTCCGCGCCAACGGCACCGTGATGAACCACCCGGCCTTCTATGAGGCCTTCGGCGTGAAGGAAGGCGACAAAATGTATTTGGCGCCGAAAGACCGCGTCACGATCTGGTAA
- a CDS encoding M13 family metallopeptidase, with amino-acid sequence MKKHMLSALTLALIAGFAHAEGAAGTAAATAKSAKVPVLSSGVATEYIEESVRPQDDFFEYLNGKWLKNTEIPADKASWGSFMQLRENTLPRLRGIIEKSAATNPAAATDAQRIGDFYASFMDEARLEQLGVTPLQGELAKIAALKDKSELPAMLARLGKIGVGVPFDFGIHQDNKDSTKYVADIGQGGLGMPDRDYYLKADDAKLAATKAKYQQHVEKMLAMAGDKNAAANAKAIVDFETELANIQWTKVELRDPIKAYNKVNLADMDKMAPGYDWKSWLDTTGLSGKATYVIVGQPTYLKSFVALSNKTSLDTWKAYLSLHLVQSYASFLSKNFVDERFDFYGKTLSGVTEIEPRWKRGVSAVERSQGEALGKLYVAEYFPPEHKARMEKLVKNLLAAYKTSIDKLDWMSPATKKEAQAKLAKFTPKIAYPNKWKDYSALVVKRDDLVGNVMRSRVVEADREINKLGKPIDREEWGMTPQTINAYYNPEMNEIVFPAAILQPPFFDANADDAVNYGGIGAVIGHEISHGFDDQGAQYDGNGNLRDWWSPADHKNFKAKADMLVKQYNGYSPLPGYNVNGALTLGENIADNSGLAIAAKAYKISLKGKKAPVINGLTGEQRLYMGWAQVWREKMREPARIAQVKTDPHSPGQFRANGTLMNQPGFYETFKVKQGDKMYLAPKDRVIIW; translated from the coding sequence ATGAAGAAACACATGCTGAGCGCCCTGACGCTGGCACTGATCGCCGGTTTCGCACACGCCGAAGGCGCCGCCGGCACCGCCGCAGCCACCGCCAAAAGTGCCAAGGTCCCGGTCCTGTCGTCCGGCGTCGCCACCGAATACATCGAAGAGAGCGTGCGCCCGCAGGACGATTTCTTCGAATACCTGAACGGCAAGTGGCTGAAAAATACCGAGATCCCGGCCGACAAGGCAAGCTGGGGTTCGTTCATGCAGCTGCGCGAGAACACCTTGCCGCGCCTACGCGGCATCATCGAAAAATCCGCCGCGACCAACCCGGCCGCCGCCACCGACGCCCAGCGCATCGGCGATTTTTATGCGAGCTTCATGGATGAGGCGCGCCTGGAACAGCTGGGCGTGACGCCGCTGCAAGGCGAGCTGGCCAAGATCGCTGCGCTGAAAGACAAGTCCGAGTTGCCGGCCATGCTGGCGCGCCTCGGTAAAATCGGCGTCGGCGTTCCCTTCGACTTCGGCATCCACCAGGACAACAAGGATTCGACGAAATATGTGGCCGACATCGGCCAGGGCGGCCTGGGCATGCCGGACCGCGACTACTACCTGAAGGCGGACGACGCGAAACTGGCCGCCACCAAGGCGAAGTACCAGCAGCACGTCGAGAAGATGCTGGCGATGGCGGGCGACAAGAACGCCGCCGCCAACGCGAAAGCCATCGTCGACTTCGAGACCGAGCTGGCGAACATCCAGTGGACCAAGGTCGAGCTGCGCGATCCAATCAAAGCCTACAACAAGGTCAACCTGGCCGACATGGACAAGATGGCGCCTGGCTACGACTGGAAGAGCTGGCTCGATACCACCGGCCTGTCCGGCAAGGCGACGTATGTGATCGTCGGCCAGCCGACTTACCTGAAGTCCTTCGTCGCGCTCTCGAACAAGACCTCGCTCGACACCTGGAAGGCATATCTGTCGCTGCACCTGGTCCAGTCCTACGCCAGCTTCCTGTCGAAGAATTTCGTCGACGAGCGTTTCGACTTCTACGGCAAAACCCTGTCGGGCGTGACCGAGATCGAGCCGCGCTGGAAGCGTGGCGTCAGCGCCGTCGAGCGTTCGCAGGGCGAGGCACTGGGCAAGCTGTACGTGGCCGAGTACTTCCCGCCTGAGCACAAGGCGCGTATGGAAAAGCTGGTGAAAAACCTGCTGGCCGCTTATAAAACCAGCATCGACAAGCTCGACTGGATGAGCCCGGCGACCAAGAAGGAAGCGCAGGCGAAACTGGCCAAGTTCACGCCGAAGATCGCCTACCCGAACAAGTGGAAGGATTACTCGGCGCTGGTCGTCAAGCGCGACGACCTGGTCGGTAATGTGATGCGTTCGCGGGTGGTCGAAGCGGACCGCGAGATCAACAAGCTGGGCAAGCCGATCGACCGCGAAGAGTGGGGCATGACGCCGCAGACGATCAACGCCTACTACAACCCGGAAATGAACGAGATCGTGTTCCCGGCCGCGATCCTGCAGCCGCCGTTCTTCGATGCCAACGCGGACGACGCGGTCAACTACGGCGGCATCGGTGCCGTGATCGGCCACGAGATCAGCCACGGCTTCGACGACCAGGGTGCCCAGTACGACGGCAACGGCAACCTGCGCGACTGGTGGAGCCCGGCCGACCACAAGAACTTCAAGGCCAAGGCCGACATGCTGGTCAAGCAGTACAACGGCTACAGCCCGCTGCCTGGCTACAACGTCAATGGCGCACTGACGCTGGGCGAAAACATCGCCGACAACTCGGGTCTCGCCATCGCCGCGAAAGCGTATAAAATCTCGCTGAAGGGCAAAAAGGCGCCGGTGATCAACGGCCTGACCGGCGAGCAGCGCCTGTACATGGGCTGGGCGCAAGTCTGGCGCGAGAAGATGCGCGAGCCGGCCCGGATCGCCCAGGTCAAGACCGACCCGCACTCGCCGGGCCAGTTCCGCGCCAACGGCACCCTGATGAACCAGCCGGGCTTCTACGAGACCTTCAAGGTCAAGCAGGGCGACAAGATGTACCTGGCGCCAAAGGACCGCGTGATCATCTGGTAA
- a CDS encoding RIFT barrel domain-containing protein, producing the protein MACGGGGGGSGSTAGVASSTSAPTVPAAAAAVAPQAAPVGGAAAPEATVSPAGTAAVPATTAATTTAYTVFGVITDVRIQNITASAQTNLPVTFGQVFAAGDLMPADSLVGRFNDGTEVPLQLDVKATHPDGSVRHAVVSGLIPSLNASETRLLSLMKTNAPHASGMGPKTLLLNGFSSSVHATINGVRYSVSADDIIKTGGAYQTWLAGAVANEWQVSAPLTSADGVAHPHLTARFAIRWYNDIKKARVDVTLENNWAYEPNPQNFTYDAEVMVRGAVVYSKPGLTHYHHSRWRKVFWWGGDASQALIKHNVGYLIASRAVPNYDQSVVVPEATFTELKSKWTGAAIEPMGIGMAIPYMPSTGGRVDLGLLPGWAATYLLTMEGRAKEVTLGTADLAGSWSSHYRDKNTDRPVSLIDYPYMTIAGIPTDTRNPVTKQLEAFPKCALGASCSSPYTYDSAHQPAFAYLPYLVTGDYYYLEELQFWAMVNVFGTNPGYRNNIQGLLEPEQVRGQAWSMRTLAEAAFITPDSDRLKSHFARILTSNLDWYNKAYTDNSAANVFNVLDMKSAVVYNNRRGIAPWQDDFFTSAIGHAAELGFSGAQKLLSWKAKAPVIRMTDPGICWIDAALYSMNIRDSETSPLYKTMSQVADASETATFRSLECGSAAMASFLKLKVGEMTGYSDSIAGYPSNMQPALAYAVDARLPNAAAAWSKFMARTVKPNYGNSPEFAIVPR; encoded by the coding sequence GTGGCCTGCGGCGGCGGCGGCGGCGGTTCCGGTTCAACTGCCGGTGTCGCCTCGAGCACATCGGCGCCAACGGTCCCGGCAGCCGCGGCCGCAGTTGCCCCGCAGGCCGCGCCGGTCGGCGGCGCAGCAGCGCCCGAGGCCACCGTGTCGCCTGCGGGCACAGCCGCCGTGCCCGCCACCACGGCGGCCACGACCACCGCCTACACCGTCTTCGGTGTGATCACCGACGTGCGCATCCAGAACATCACCGCCAGCGCCCAAACAAACCTGCCGGTCACGTTCGGCCAGGTATTTGCCGCCGGTGACCTGATGCCGGCCGATTCGCTGGTCGGCCGCTTCAACGACGGCACCGAAGTTCCGCTGCAGCTCGACGTCAAGGCGACCCACCCGGACGGTTCGGTGCGCCATGCAGTGGTGTCGGGCCTGATCCCGAGCCTGAACGCGAGCGAAACCCGCTTGCTGTCGCTGATGAAAACGAACGCGCCACACGCCAGCGGCATGGGTCCGAAGACCCTCCTGCTGAACGGTTTCAGCTCGTCGGTGCATGCCACCATCAACGGCGTGCGCTACAGCGTGTCGGCCGACGACATCATCAAGACCGGCGGCGCCTACCAGACCTGGCTCGCGGGCGCGGTCGCCAACGAGTGGCAGGTCTCGGCGCCGCTGACGAGCGCCGACGGCGTGGCCCACCCGCACCTGACGGCGCGCTTCGCGATCCGCTGGTACAACGACATCAAGAAGGCGCGCGTCGACGTCACGCTCGAAAACAACTGGGCCTACGAGCCGAATCCGCAAAATTTCACCTATGACGCCGAAGTGATGGTGCGCGGCGCCGTGGTCTATTCGAAGCCGGGCCTGACCCACTATCACCACAGCCGCTGGCGCAAGGTGTTCTGGTGGGGCGGCGACGCCTCGCAGGCGCTCATCAAGCACAATGTCGGCTACCTGATCGCCAGCCGTGCGGTGCCGAACTACGACCAGAGCGTCGTCGTGCCCGAAGCGACATTTACTGAGTTGAAGTCGAAATGGACCGGGGCTGCCATCGAGCCGATGGGTATCGGCATGGCAATCCCGTATATGCCGAGCACCGGCGGCCGCGTCGACCTCGGCCTGTTGCCGGGTTGGGCTGCTACCTATCTGCTGACGATGGAAGGGCGGGCTAAAGAAGTTACCCTGGGTACGGCCGACCTCGCGGGTAGCTGGTCATCGCACTATCGAGACAAGAACACGGACCGCCCGGTCAGCCTGATCGACTATCCCTACATGACCATTGCCGGGATTCCGACCGATACGCGCAATCCCGTCACCAAACAACTCGAAGCGTTCCCGAAGTGCGCGCTCGGTGCCAGCTGCAGCTCGCCTTACACGTATGACTCCGCGCACCAACCGGCGTTTGCCTACCTGCCTTATCTTGTGACCGGCGACTACTACTATTTGGAAGAGCTGCAATTCTGGGCAATGGTAAATGTATTCGGCACCAATCCTGGCTACCGTAATAACATTCAGGGTCTGCTCGAGCCGGAACAGGTCCGCGGCCAGGCCTGGAGTATGCGAACGCTCGCAGAAGCAGCTTTCATTACACCGGACAGCGACCGCCTGAAATCGCATTTCGCCCGCATTCTGACGAGCAACCTGGACTGGTATAACAAGGCTTACACTGATAACAGTGCGGCCAATGTATTCAATGTGCTCGACATGAAGAGCGCGGTCGTCTATAACAATCGTCGCGGCATCGCTCCGTGGCAGGATGACTTCTTTACTTCGGCAATTGGCCATGCCGCAGAGCTTGGCTTTAGCGGCGCGCAAAAACTGCTGAGCTGGAAAGCCAAGGCGCCGGTGATCCGCATGACTGACCCGGGCATCTGCTGGATCGACGCGGCGCTGTACTCGATGAACATCCGTGACTCGGAGACCAGCCCCCTGTACAAGACGATGTCGCAGGTGGCGGATGCTAGCGAGACGGCCACCTTCCGCTCGCTCGAGTGCGGAAGTGCGGCAATGGCCAGCTTCCTCAAGCTGAAGGTCGGCGAGATGACCGGTTACTCGGACAGCATCGCTGGTTATCCGTCGAACATGCAGCCAGCCTTGGCCTACGCCGTCGATGCCCGTCTGCCGAACGCCGCTGCCGCCTGGAGCAAGTTCATGGCGCGCACCGTCAAGCCGAACTACGGCAACAGCCCCGAGTTTGCGATCGTGCCACGCTAA
- a CDS encoding c-type cytochrome — protein sequence MSDAHNEQSFIRTPKQLIGVVAGFFLVIVIGIILLVSFVTNDKLEGAGTNSLGKEAVAQRLRPVAEEGFTLRDANAPKVLQAGNAVYTAVCAACHASGAAGAPKIGVAGDWGPRLAQGYDTLAKHAIEGIRAMPAKGGNPDLDNVEVERAVVYMANQSGAKFKEPAPPAAGAAPAAGAETAAAPAAANAATAAPAGGTPASAAPTAAPAAATPAVAAPAAAAPAVANADAGKALFNSACIACHGAGIAGAPKVADKAAWAPRIKQGNEVLYEHAIKGFQGKAGVMPPKGGSSAPDADVKAAVDFMVASSR from the coding sequence ATGAGCGACGCACACAATGAACAATCGTTTATCAGGACGCCCAAGCAACTGATCGGGGTGGTCGCAGGCTTCTTCCTGGTAATCGTTATCGGCATCATCCTGCTTGTCTCCTTTGTCACCAACGACAAGCTGGAAGGCGCCGGCACCAACAGCCTCGGCAAGGAAGCAGTGGCCCAGCGCCTGCGCCCGGTCGCCGAAGAAGGTTTTACGCTGCGCGATGCCAACGCGCCGAAAGTGCTGCAAGCAGGTAATGCCGTCTACACCGCCGTGTGCGCGGCCTGCCACGCCAGCGGCGCCGCGGGCGCCCCGAAGATCGGCGTCGCCGGCGATTGGGGCCCGCGCCTGGCGCAGGGTTACGATACGCTCGCCAAGCACGCCATCGAAGGCATCCGCGCCATGCCGGCCAAGGGCGGCAATCCCGACCTGGACAATGTGGAAGTCGAACGCGCGGTGGTCTACATGGCCAACCAGAGCGGCGCCAAGTTCAAGGAGCCGGCGCCACCCGCAGCGGGCGCCGCGCCCGCCGCCGGCGCCGAGACCGCCGCCGCGCCGGCAGCAGCGAATGCCGCCACGGCCGCACCGGCCGGCGGCACGCCGGCCAGCGCCGCTCCGACTGCGGCCCCGGCTGCGGCCACGCCTGCGGTCGCTGCCCCTGCTGCGGCCGCACCGGCCGTCGCCAATGCCGACGCCGGCAAGGCGCTGTTCAATAGTGCCTGCATCGCCTGCCATGGCGCCGGGATTGCCGGTGCGCCGAAAGTGGCCGACAAAGCAGCCTGGGCGCCCCGCATCAAGCAGGGCAACGAGGTGCTGTACGAGCATGCCATCAAGGGCTTTCAGGGCAAGGCCGGCGTCATGCCGCCCAAAGGCGGCTCCAGCGCGCCGGATGCCGACGTCAAGGCAGCGGTCGACTTCATGGTGGCGTCCTCGCGTTGA